Proteins encoded within one genomic window of Microtus ochrogaster isolate Prairie Vole_2 linkage group LG4, MicOch1.0, whole genome shotgun sequence:
- the Smim28 gene encoding small integral membrane protein 28, with translation MRGLLGSSWRKFGHAGRGTYEWLTSEPSLPLLETQLQGTQQVSSAKADVEPFLCILLPATIMLFLAFLLLFLYRRCQARQVQGQVFSIDLPEPTSGEVTDFLPSLPWGSEQSVPYSPLPVSGTLHVTCLPPSYEEAMGNPPGKEVLDTLPQNKEESP, from the exons ATGAGGGGACTGCTGGGCAGCAGCTGGAGGAAGTTTGGCCATGCTGGCAGGGGGACGTACGAGTGGCTAACCAGCGAACCCAGCCTGCCACTTCTGGAGACCCAACTGCAG GGCACCCAGCAGGTGAGTTCCGCCAAGGCGGATGTGGAGCCTTTCCTGTGCATCCTGCTTCCGGCCACCATCATGCTTTTCCTggccttcctgctgctcttcctgtACCGACGCTGCCAGGCCCGACAGGTCCAAGGCCAGGTGTTCAGCATCGACCTCCCAGAGCCCACTTCCGGAGAGGTGACCGACTTCTTGCCCAGTCTGCCTTGGGGCAGCGAGCAGAGTGTCCCCTACTCCCCACTGCCAGTCTCTGGGACTCTGCACGTGACCTGCCTGCCACCCTCCTACGAAGAAGCCATGGGGAACCCGCCTGGGAAAGAGGTCCTGGACACACTGCCTCAGAATAAAGAAGAGTCACCCTGA